One genomic window of Cricetulus griseus strain 17A/GY chromosome 3, alternate assembly CriGri-PICRH-1.0, whole genome shotgun sequence includes the following:
- the LOC100752941 gene encoding proteasome subunit beta type-5-like, producing the protein MTLASVLQLPMPVNQHGFFGLGGRADLLDLGPGSPGDGLNLAAPSWGVPEEPRIEMLHGTTTLAFKFRHVAADSRATAGAYIASQTVKKVIEINPYLLGTVAGGAADCSFWERLLARQCRIYELRNKERISVAAASKLLANMVYQSKGKGLSMGTMIVSGLREALRDECLTALPSPTS; encoded by the coding sequence ATGACGCTGGCTAGCGTGTTGCAGCTGCCGATGCCGGTGAACCAGCATGGGTTTTTTGGACTCGGAGGTCGTGCAGATCTGCTGGACCTGGGTCCGGGGAGTCCTGGTGATGGGCTGAACCTGGCCGCGCCCAGCTGGGGTGTCCCAGAGGAGCCAAGAATCGAAATGCTTCATGGAACCACCACACTGGCCTTCAAGTTTCGTCATGTTGCAGCTGATTCCCGGGCCACAGCAGGAGCTTATATTGCCTCCCAGACGGTGAAGAAAGTAATAGAAATCAACCCTTACCTTCTGGGCACCGTGGCTGGGGGTGCAGCGGATTGCAGCTTCTGGGAGCGGTTGCTGGCTCGACAATGTCGAATCTATGAGCTTCGAAATAAGGAGCGCATCTCTGTCGCAGCGGCCTCCAAACTTCTTGCTAACATGGTGTATCAGTCCAAAGGCAAGGGGCTGTCCATGGGCACCATGATTGTGTCTGGGCTAAGAGAGGCCCTCCGTGATGAATGTCTCACGGCTCTGCCCTCTCCAACATCCTAG